From one Cucurbita pepo subsp. pepo cultivar mu-cu-16 chromosome LG17, ASM280686v2, whole genome shotgun sequence genomic stretch:
- the LOC111778793 gene encoding histone H3.2-like translates to MGGRILLAVKNCHGLESSNRQIKQIGPSEIFAIQRSSITLLKSKNLRTSRFFFNTHTTQRLYVHLQISIRHNQSLRSHYQNLQILSFQFTRMARTKQTARKSTGGKAPRKQLATKAARKSAPATGGVKKPHRFRPGTVALREIRKYQKSTELLIRKLPFQRLVREIAQDFKTDLRFQSSAVAALQEAAEAYLVGLFEDTNLCAIHAKRVTIMPKDIQLARRIRGERA, encoded by the exons ATGG GTGGCAGAATATTATTGGCTGTCAAAAACTGCCACGGATTGGAATCCTCAAACAgacaaatcaaacaaatcgGACCGTCCGAAATCTTCGCAATCCAACGGTCATCCATCACGCTCCTAAAATCGAAAAATTTAAGAACCTCGCGCTTTTTCTTCAACACACACACAACACAACGCTTATATGTACACCTCCAAATCTCCATTCGCCACAACCAAAGTCTCAGATCACATTACCAAAACCTTCAAATTTTGTCATTCCAATTCACCCGAATGGCTCGCACCAAGCAAACCGCCAGAAAATCCACCGGAGGCAAGGCTCCAAGGAAGCAATTGGCCACTAAGGCTGCTCGGAAGTCAGCCCCAGCCACCGGTGGAGTGAAGAAACCTCACCGCTTCCGTCCTGGAACCGTCGCACTTCGTGAGATCCGTAAGTACCAAAAGAGTACAGAGCTTTTGATCCGCAAGCTTCCGTTTCAACGATTGGTTCGTGAGATCGCTCAGGATTTCAAAACCGATCTGAGATTCCAGAGCAGTGCCGTAGCGGCGTTGCAGGAAGCAGCAGAGGCCTACTTGGTAGGTCTGTTTGAAGATACGAATCTGTGCGCGATTCATGCCAAGAGAGTCACGATTATGCCAAAGGATATTCAATTGGCAAGGAGGATTAGAGGGGAAAGAGCTTAA
- the LOC111778454 gene encoding histone H3.2 yields MARTKQTARKSTGGKAPRKQLATKAARKSAPATGGVKKPHRFRPGTVALREIRKYQKSTELLIRKLPFQRLVREIAQDFKTDLRFQSSAVSALQEAAEAYLVGLFEDTNLCAIHAKRVTIMPKDIQLARRIRGERA; encoded by the coding sequence ATGGCACGCACCAAGCAAACTGCCAGAAAATCCACCGGAGGCAAGGCTCCCAGAAAGCAATTGGCCACCAAAGCCGCCCGAAAGTCAGCTCCAGCCACCGGCGGAGTCAAGAAGCCCCATCGTTTTCGCCCTGGAACCGTCGCACTCCGTGAGATCCGAAAATACCAGAAGAGTACTGAGCTTTTGATCCGAAAGCTTCCGTTTCAACGATTGGTTCGTGAGATCGCACAGGACTTCAAAACCGATCTGAGGTTCCAGAGCAGTGCCGTGTCGGCGCTTCAGGAGGCGGCAGAGGCGTACTTGGTCGGTCTGTTTGAAGATACAAATCTTTGTGCTATTCATGCGAAGAGAGTCACCATTATGCCGAAGGATATTCAATTGGCTAGGAGAATCAGAGGCGAAAGGGCATAG
- the LOC111778455 gene encoding putative lipid-transfer protein DIR1, with product MKPGSFKPLQFLVFMIAMTCFVEQSKAKFCSNSLISTLVQLIPCKPSLSPFSPMPPSLLCCHALKTLGQPCLCAVLDAPPVSGIDYNVAMLLPQKCALNFHPCF from the exons ATGAAGCCGGGAAGCTTCAAACCTCTGCAATTTCTAGTGTTCATGATAGCAATGACATGCTTTGTGGAGCAAAGCAAAGCCAAGTTCTGTTCGAACAGCTTGATTTCCACGTTGGTTCAGCTCATTCCTTGCAAGCCATCACTGTCGCCATTCAGCCCCATGCCACCAAGTCTTCTCTGTTGCCATGCGCTCAAGACTCTCGGCCAGCCATGTCTCTGTGCAGTGTTGGACGCCCCCCCTGTTTCTGGTATTGATTACAACGTGGCCATGTTGCTTCCTCAGAAATGCGCTTTGAATTTCCACCCAT GTTTTTAG
- the LOC111778199 gene encoding thaumatin-like protein, whose protein sequence is MEFSLFFLLLSCFFFATDAAVFSLVNKCSDTVWPGIQPGAGKPQLMNGGFQLNPGKTVTINAPTGWSGRFWGRHGCSFDASGKGTCDTGDCGGVIECDGAGGAPPSTLAEFTLDSPQDFYDVSLVDGYNMEISISPSGGSGSCRTVKCLSDLNQRCPRGLEVKKKGVTIACKSACLALNTPQYCCTGAYGSPQTCKPTGYSKAFKSACPMAYSYAYDDPTSIFTCQNANYSIVFC, encoded by the exons ATGGAGTTCTCCCTGTTCTTCCTTCTGCTTTCCTGCTTTTTCTTTG CCACTGATGCAGCAGTTTTCAGTTTGGTGAACAAATGTAGCGACACAGTATGGCCAGGAATCCAACCAGGAGCAGGGAAGCCTCAGCTAATGAACGGCGGATTTCAGCTGAATCCCGGAAAGACCGTAACGATCAATGCACCTACAGGATGGTCAGGTCGATTCTGGGGTCGACATGGCTGTTCCTTCGATGCCTCTGGCAAAGGGACGTGTGATACAGGCGATTGCGGTGGCGTAATCGAATGCGATGGGGCGGGAGGTGCCCCACCTTCTACACTTGCAGAGTTCACCTTAGACAGTCCTCAGGATTTCTATGATGTTAGCCTTGTTGATGGCTATAACATGGAGATTTCGATATCCCCCTCTGGTGGATCGGGGAGTTGTCGAACAGTGAAATGCCTGTCGGACTTGAATCAACGATGTCCTAGAGGATTggaggtgaagaagaagggtgTAACCATTGCTTGTAAAAGTGCGTGCTTGGCTTTAAACACGCCGCAGTATTGCTGCACCGGGGCATACGGTAGCCCGCAGACGTGCAAGCCGACGGGTTATTCGAAAGCGTTCAAGTCAGCTTGTCCAATGGCTTATAGCTATGCATATGATGATCCAACAAGCATATTTACATGCCAGAATGCAAACTATTCAATTGTCTTTTGTTGA